Proteins encoded by one window of Cannabis sativa cultivar Pink pepper isolate KNU-18-1 chromosome 4, ASM2916894v1, whole genome shotgun sequence:
- the LOC115714799 gene encoding glycine-rich domain-containing protein 1, with translation MAMEQELEWIEAQNIGISVDLVAVAKRQLQFLAAVDRNRSLYDGPVLNRAIYRYNACWLPLLAKHSEVPVSKGPLVVPLDCEWIWHCHRLNPVQYKSDCEELYGRILDNCNVVSSVDKFCTRETEEIWDSLYPEEPYIIDLNLAFSEDTSDKVYALEICTKYDLVSAAKRQTPFFYQVSRPHMNNDLFLEGALARYKGFLHLIRRNKEKSLKRFCVPTYDIDLIWHSHQLHPVSYFKDLNKLLGKVLEHDDTDSDRTKGMKLDVGFSSTTKQWEETFGTRYWRAGAMYRGSTPTPVTNTPFPPNMINKEKVKTNEYKKIIQLPKVNFVEVVLEFVEVNNLPEGHKGSLFVTFSKTQPDILFDAKRKLTILSESKVKQVASFQCEPNGELIFELMSRSPSNLPITKSLKTLGTTSLSLQDLCVSASDLSVEKWLDLVPSSGNVSSKPIRLRVAVSFTAPAAAQRVLEMVHSRQLLKKSCFPIPGKTKDATGRIHVIDETGTKLMNLQIRNTEKKVRENSYARKEVIGMMKSGEIHTLAEFIGTGWSMMNCQWSLFPCKKSSGDCYIFELVGDKMVKFYPGRKLDYEPKHCEKHGNEKDFITAVEFSAEDPYGKAVALLDLKSGLVKVKEEWMLIPSVISFSIFSDTVNEQQYDGFAVDAKNAELNNITQNSNETNKEANGTNSIPSATSEVKFNMVVAKRDASVPGNGELSSGICGGGCGSTFGNMVKSDSCGGCGGGGQCGNMVKSGGCGGGCGGCGAGGCGNTVSSGGCGSCGAGGCGNMVSSGGCGSCGAGGCGNMVSSGGCGGCGAGGCGGCGGCGGGGCGAKFAQSDNPCADALSKGTSTSQVNEAVAA, from the exons ATGGCGATGGAACAAGAGCTTGAGTGGATTGAAGCACAAAATATAGGAATAAGCGTTGATCTTGTTGCTGTGGCCAAACGCCAGCTTCAATTTCTCGCCGCTGTTGATCGGAATCGCTCTCTCTATGATGGCCCTGTTCTGAACAGAGCTATATATAG GTACAATGCTTGTTGGCTTCCTTTGCTTGCGAAGCATTCTGAGGTGCCGGTTTCTAAGGGACCTTTGGTTGTACCTCTTGATTGTGAATGGATTTGGCACTGTCACAGGCTCAATCCA GTTCAGTATAAGTCTGACTGTGAGGAACTTTATGGAAGGATCCTTGACAACTGTAATGTTGTATCCTCTGTTGATAAATTCTGTACGAGGGAAACTGAAGAAATTTGGGACAGTCTTTATCCTGAAGAACCCTATATCATAGACTTAAACTTGGCATTTTCTGAGGATACCTCTGATAAAGTTTATGCACTCGAGATATGCACCAAATATGATTTGGTTTCAGCTGCTAAAAGGCAGACTCCTTTCTTTTACCAG GTGTCTAGACCCCATATGAACAATGACCTGTTTCTTGAAGGAGCTCTGGCTAGATATAAAGGGTTTTTGCATTTGATAAGGAGAAACAAGGAGAAATCTTTGAAGCGCTTTTGCGTtccaacttatgatattgaccTTATCTGGCATTCCCATCAATTGCATCCTGTGTCTTACTTTAAAGACCTGAATAAACTACTTGGAAAGGTATTGGAGCATGATGACACAGACTCGGACAGAACTAAAGGAATGAAGCTTGATGTTGGGTTTTCTAGCACTACCAAACAGTGGGAAGAAACATTTGGTACACGTTATTGGAGAGCAGGGGCAATGTATAGAGGCAGTACTCCAACTCCTGTTACAAACACTCCTTTCCCACCAAatatgatcaacaaagagaaagTTAAAACAaatgaatataagaaaataattcaGCTACCCAAGGTGAACTTTGTGGAG GTGGTTTTGGAGTTTGTGGAAGTTAATAACTTACCAGAGGGGCACAAAGGAAGTCTCTTTGTCACGTTTAGTAAAACACAACCTGATATTTTGTTTGATGCCAAACGAAAACTGACTATTTTGTCAGAGTCCAAAGTGAAGCAGGTTGCATCTTTTCAGTGTGAACCTAATGGGGAGCTTATATTTGAGCTCATGTCTCGTTCTCCTTCGAACTTACCGATAACAAAGTCATTAAAGACATTGGGTACTACTTCACTATCTCTTCAAGACCTCTGTGTCTCAGCTTCTGACCTATCTGTGGAAAAATGGTTAGACTTGGTACCAAGTTCTGGAAATGTGAGCTCAAAACCAATTCGCCTACGAGTTGCTGTCTCATTTACTGCTCCAGCAGCTGCACAACGTGTGCTTGAAATGGTCCATTCTCGACagttattaaaaaaatcttGTTTCCCCATTCCTGGGAAGACTAAAGATGCCACGGGCAGAATCCATGTCATTGATGAAACCGGCACTAAACTCATGAACCTCCAAATAAG GAATACTGAAAAGAAGGTGAGAGAAAACAGCTATGCTCGGAAGGAGGTAATTGGAATGATGAAGTCTGGTGAAATTCATACTCTTGCAGAATTTATTGGGACTGGATGGTCTATGATGAATTGTCAGTGGTCTCTATTCCCTTGTAAGAAGTCCAGTGGAGATTGCTACATTTTTGAGCTTGTGGGTGATAAAATG GTGAAATTTTATCCTGGTAGAAAGCTAGACTACGAACCTAAACATTGTGAAAAACATGGAAATGAAAAAGACTTCATAACTGCGGTTGAGTTCTCTGCTGAAGATCCTTATGGCAAAGCAGTGGCTTTGCTCGACTTAAAATCTGGACTTGTTAAG GTGAAGGAAGAATGGATGTTAATCCCCAGTGTCATATCATTTTCAATATTTTCGGATACAGTAAATGAGCAGCAATATGATGGCTTTGCTGTTGATGCTAAGAATGCAGAGCTTAACAACATAACTCAAAATAGTAATGAAACCAACAAAGAGGCCAACGGAACCAACTCCATCCCTTCTGCAACAAGTGAAGTTAAGTTTAACATGGTTGTGGCCAAAAGAGATGCATCAGTGCCAGGAAATGGCGAGTTGTCCAGTGGAATCTGTGGAGGAGGATGTGGAAGTACATTTGGAAACATGGTGAAGAGTGATAGCTGTGGTGGATGCGGAGGTGGTGGGCAATGTGGAAATATGGTGAAAAGTGGTGGTTGTGGTGGTGGCTGTGGAGGTTGTGGTGCTGGTGGATGTGGAAACACGGTGTCTAGTGGTGGCTGTGGAAGTTGTGGTGCCGGCGGATGTGGAAACATGGTCTCAAGTGGTGGCTGTGGAAGCTGTGGTGCCGGTGGATGTGGAAACATGGTGTCTAGTGGTGGCTGTGGAGGGTGTGGTGCTGGTGGTTGTGGTGGCTGTGGCGgctgtggtggtggtggttgtgGTGCAAAATTTGCTCAATCTGACAACCCTTGTGCAGATGCACTGTCGAAGGGAACATCAACTTCCCAAGTCAATGAGGCAGTAGCTGCTTAG
- the LOC115715314 gene encoding transcription factor GTE2, translating to MASALSASRSEPSWGENKVYMRKYTTATAAAATGSKKNPLLKFNPNPNLSAVRQSYDTPPAQASGDLPPSNRKLMSLNEKRSSPSSSRSYVTFNLASCSRRDLKELGKRLSLELEQVRALMSRIESGDLKSGPGHHHLSFSAKTTRPSPLQQTHLAESPRAAGVEKRIPNANQTHPDSNFLTGKKKKKKDMSTGLMTTPVEKMGSSMKRSNPYGSVMEAKRPALDPIDEKLASSMLKRCGQILTKLMKHKFGWVFNAPVDVVGLNLHDYHQIVKNPMDLGTVKSKLEKNRYRSPIDLASDVRLTFNNAMLYNPKGSDVHVMAEQLLLRFDEMYNPAFKKYENERRRALGAGAQSIAPESTNIDLETRVVGKKPEPVRPQPTFSNSPPPVQTQSLTKPSVPAMPPMPTMSAPLTNPSGNTRPMKLPKPKAKDPNKRQMSDEEKAKLGANLQNLPQEKMGQLVQILKKRSDHLSQDGDEIELDIEAVDTETLWELDRFVSNYKKFASKIKRQSLIQPPAPAPQNSNQQSLVMETPEVATAVKSKKIDTAEEDIDIGEDIPMGNFPPVVIEKDTAGGASSGSSSSGSSSSSSDSSSSSDSDSGSSSGSDSEADSVQSPFVASKEAPAPAPDS from the exons ATGGCATCAGCCTTATCGGCGAGTCGAAGCGAACCTTCCTGGGGTGAGAACAAGGTTTATATGAGGAAATATACAACCGCTACTGCTGCTGCTGCTACTGGCTCTAAAAAAAACCCTCTTCTCAAgttcaatcctaaccctaatCTGAGTGCCGTACGTCAGTCGTATGATACGCCTCCGGCGCAGGCGTCGGGAGATTTGCCCCCGTCTAATCGGAAATTGATGAGCTTAAATGAGAAGAGGTCGTCGCCTTCGTCTTCACGTAGCTATGTCACTTTTAATCTCGCTTCGTGTTCGAGAAGAGATCTTAAGGAGCTTGGGAAGCGGCTGAGTTTAGAACTTGAACAGGTCAGAGCCCTTATGTCCCGGATCGAATCAGGAGATTTGAAATCGGGACCTGGACATCATCATTTGTCGTTTTCAGCGAAGACGACTCGGCCTTCTCCTCTTCAGCAGACGCATTTGGCGGAGTCGCCGAGAGCCGCTGGGGTAGAGAAGAGAATCCCTAATGCTAATCAAACCCACCCGGACTCTAACTTTCTCAcaggaaagaagaagaaaaagaaagatatgAGTACGGGTTTGATGACAACACCTGTGGAGAAGATGGGTTCTAGTATGAAAAGGAGTAACCCCTACGGATCGGTTATGGAAGCGAAACGGCCGGCATTGGACCCAATTGATGAGAAACTTGCTTCGAGTATGTTGAAGAGGTGTGGTCAGATCTTGACGAAGCTGATGAAGCATAAGTTTGGGTGGGTTTTCAATGCCCCGGTAGATGTGGTTGGGTTGAATCTCCACGATTACCACCAAATCGTCAAAAATCCAATGGATCTCGGAACTGTCAAGTCCAAGCTTGAGAAAAATAGGTATCGTTCACCCATCGATTTGGCTTCAGATGTGAGACTTACATTTAACAATGCAATGCTTTATAACCCTAAAGGTTCAGACGTTCATGTAATGGCAGAGCAGCTTCTGCTGCGCTTTGATGAAATGTATAATCCCGCTTTCAAGAAGTATGAAAATGAGCGGCGCCGTGCGCTTGGAGCTGGTGCTCAAAGCATTGCTCCTGAGAGTACCAACATAGATTTAGAGACTAGGGTAGTAGGGAAAAAGCCTGAACCGGTGCGACCACAACCCACATTTTCGAACTCACCACCACCAGTTCAAACTCAGTCATTGACGAAGCCTTCAGTACCTGCTATGCCCCCAATGCCAACAATGTCAGCCCCCTTAACAAACCCCTCAGGGAACACAAGACCCATGAAGCTTCCTAAACCAAAAGCAAAGGATCCCAACAAAAGGCAAATGAGTGACGAGGAGAAGGCTAAGTTGGGAGCCAATTTACAAAATCTTCCGCAAGAGAAGATGGGTCAACTAGTTCAGATATTGAAGAAAAGGAGCGATCATTTGTCTCAAGATGGGGATGAAATTGAGCTTGATATCGAGGCTGTTGATACAGAGACGCTATGGGAGCTTGATAGATTTGTCAGCAATTACAAAAAGTTTGCTAGCAAAATTAAGCGGCAGTCACTCATACAGCCTCCTGCTCCAGCTCCCCAGAACAGCAATCAGCAG TCTTTGGTGATGGAGACTCCAGAGGTTGCTACTGCAGTTAAAAGCAAGAAAATTGATACTGCTGAGGAGGATATTGACATTGGAGAGGATATTCCAATGGGAAATTTCCCACCTGTGGTGATTGAGAAGGACACTGCTGGTGGTGCTAGTAGTGGGTCTAGTAGTTCTGGCAGCTCAAGCTCTAGTAGTGATTCATCCTCATCTAGTG ATTCCGACTCAGGGAGTTCCTCTGGTAGTGATTCAGAAGCTGATAGTGTTCAATCACCATTTGTTGCATCAAAAGAAGCTCCAGCACCAGCTCCCGACAGCTAA